Proteins encoded by one window of Colletes latitarsis isolate SP2378_abdomen chromosome 5, iyColLati1, whole genome shotgun sequence:
- the Beta-spec gene encoding spectrin beta chain isoform X3, translated as MTTDISVVRGVWDPTLQQEIVDEYEYDGGNSSSRLFERSRIKALAGERELVQKKTFQKWVNSHLVRCSCRIGDLYLDLRDGKMLIKLLEILSGERLPRPTKGKMRIHCLENVDKALQFLREQRVHLENMGSHDIVDGNPRLSLGLIWTIILRFQIQDITIEETDNQETKSAKDALLLWCQMKTAGYHNVNVRNFTTSWRDGLAFNAIIHKHRPDLIQFDKLSKSNAIYNLNNAFNVAEDKLGLTKLLDAEDIFVDHPDEKSIITYVVTYYHYFSKMKQETVQGKRIGKVVGIAMENDRMIHEYESLTSDLLRWIEGTIEALGDRRFANSLVGVQSQLSQFSNYRTVEKPPKFVEKGNLEVLLFTLQSKMRANNQKPYTPKEGKMISDINKAWERLEKAEHERELALREELIRQEKLEQLAARFNRKASMREAWLSENQRLVSQDNFGFDLAAVEAAAKKHEAIETDIFAYEERVQAVMAVSQELEAENYHDIERINARKDNVLRLWNYLIELLHARRMRLELSLQLQQNFQEMLYILDSMEEIKIRLLTDDYGKHLMGVEDLLQKHSLVEADINVLGERVKAVVQQSQRFLEHGEGYRPCDPTIIVERVQQLEDAYAELVRLAVERRARLEESRKLWQFYWDMADEENWIKEKEQIVSTGDIGHDLTTINLLLSKHKALENEIQSHEPQLMSVAAVGNELVRQQHFGSDRIQERLQEILGMWNHLLDLAAFRRKRLEEAVDYHQLFADADDIDIWMLDTLRLVSSEDVGRDEANVQSLLKKYKDVTDELKNYATTIDQLHQQASGLGEHDAKSSEVLERLASIDSRYKELMELAKLRKQRLLDALSLYKLFSESDGVEQWIGEKNRMLETMVPAKDIEDVEIMKHRYNGFEKEMYANASRVAVVNQLARQLLHVEHPNSEQIVARQNELNQKWAELRDKAENKRDELNSAHGVQTFHIECRETVSWIEDKKRILQQTDSLEMDLTGVMTLQRRLSGMERDLAAIQAKLDALKLEAQNIQQQNLEDPEMIRERITQIRTIWEQLTQMLKERDAKLEEAGDLHRFLRDLDHFQAWLTKTQTDVASEDTPTTLADAEKLLTQHQNIKEEIDNYTDDYQKMMEYGETLTSEAGDGDTQYMFLRERLNALKMGWEELHQMWVNRQILLSNSLNLQVFDRDARQAEVLLSQQEHILAKDETPTNFEQAEHMIKRHEAFMTTMDANDEKINSVVQFAGRLVDEGHFAADKVTKKAENINDRRRINREKANQYMEKLKDQLQLQMFLQDCEELGEWVQEKHITAQDETYRSAKTVHSKWTRHQAFEAEIASNKDRLQQLQQAAEELIQQKPDLAKIINPKVAELADQFEELETTTHDKGERLFDANREVLIHQTCDDIDSWMNELEKQIESTDTGSDLASVNILMQKQQMIETQMAVKARQVTELDKQAEHLQRTVPEDKMEEIKCKKEKVAQRFAQLKTPLIDRQRHLEKKKEAFQFRRDVEDEKLWIAEKMPQATSNEYGNSLFNVHMLKKKNQSLRTEIENHEPRINLVCNNGQKLIDEEHEDSPEFQKLISELTEKWKELKNAVDDRNKHLLQNEKAQQYFFDATEAESWMSEQELYMMVEDRGKDEISAQNLMKKHESLEHAVEDYAETIRQLGETARQLINDQHPLADQIAVKQSQVDKLYAGLKDLAGERRAKLDEALQLFMLNREVGDLEQWITERELVAASHELGQDYDHVTLLWERFKEFARDTEAIGSERVAAVNGIADSLIATGHSDAATIAEWKDGLNEVWQDLLELIETRTQMLQASRELHKFFHDCKDVLGRILEKQNAMSDELGRDAGSVSALQRKHGNFMQDLSTLQSQVSQIQEESAKLQASYAGDKAREITNREGEVVASWNNLQSLCEERRTKLEDTGDLFRFFNMVRTLMIWMDDVVRQMNTSEKPRDVAGVELLMNNHQSLKAEIDAREDNLMACINLGKDLLARNHYASTQIKEKLAALTDHRNALLHRWEERWENLQLILEVYQFARDAAVAEAWLIAQEPYLMSQELGHTIDEVENLIKKHEAFEKSAAAQEERFSALHRLTTFELKELKRREQEREEEERRKKEEAAAAEAARLTKATPVTSPDEPPSERAEAEGVPSGERPAGEDESHAPKGGSGSESGTLRRKERSRSKSPFRSFRWRKSAKSPSLDRSGVSDDERSISEQRSPTDDEFEGVLQRKHEWESTTKKASNRSWHKVYMVVRGQSLFVYTDQKSFKAAPDQLYKGETPLDLRGATITVANDYTKKKHVFRVKSQSGSDFLFQAKDDAEMNEWVTVLNQAAQGASGASTSRAHTLPAPTQAETKRRSFFTLKKN; from the exons ATGACGACCGACATCTCGGTGGTGCGCGGGGTTTGGGACCCCACACTACAACAAGAGATTGTCGATGAGTACGAATACGACGGGGGAAACTCGAGCTCGAGACTTTTCGAACGTTCACGGATCAAAGCATTAGCTG GTGAACGTGAATTAGTACAAAAAAAGACTTTCCAGAAATGGGTGAATTCGCATTTAGTTCGGTGTTCGTGTCGAATCGGCGACTTGTACCTGGACCTTCGGGATGGGAAGATGCTCATAAAGCTGTTGGAAATTCTATCCGGAGAACGTTTGCCACGGCCGACGAAAGGAAAAATGCGAATTCACTGTTTGGAGAACGTCGACAAAGCCCTGCAATTCTTGCGCGAGCAAAGGGTGCACTTGGAGAACATGGGATCGCACGATATAGTCGATGGAAATCCTCGTTTAAGCTTGGGTTTGATCTGGACCATCATTCTCCGATTCCAAATTCAGGACATCACCATCGAGGAAACGGACAATCAGGAAACAAAATCGGCGAAAGACGCTTTGCTTCTTTGGTGTCAGATGAAGACTGCAGGGTATCACAACGTGAACGTACGAAATTTCACCACGTCCTGGCGCGATGGGTTGGCCTTCAATGCGATCATCCATAAACATCGTCCTGATCTGATTCAGTTCGACAAGCTCTCGAAATCGAATGCCATTTACAATCTGAACAATGCGTTCAACGTGGCCGAAGACAAGCTTGGTCTCACGAAACTCCTCGACGCCGAGGACATATTCGTCGACCATCCGGACGAGAAGTCGATCATCACCTACGTGGTGACGTACTATCATTACTTTTCAAAGATGAAAcaggaaaccgttcaggggaaaAGGATAGGCAAGGTGGTGGGCATCGCGATGGAGAACGACCGTATGATCCACGAATACGAGAGCCTGACCAGCGATTTGTTGCGCTGGATCGAAGGCACCATAGAGGCTCTGGGCGACCGTAGATTCGCGAATTCGCTGGTCGGCGTTCAGTCTCAACTATCTCAGTTCTCGAATTATCGTACCGTAGAGAAGccacccaagtttgtcgagaaaggtAACCTGGAGGTGCTGTTGTTCACGTTGCAGTCGAAAATGCGAGCAAACAATCAAAAACCGTACACGCCGAAAGAGGGCAAGATGATTTCCGATATCAACAAAGCGTGGGAGAGACTGGAGAAGGCTGAGCACGAGCGGGAGTTGGCTCTGCGGGAGGAACTGATTCGTCAGGAGAAATTGGAGCAGTTAGCCGCCAGGTTCAATCGAAAAGCCAGTATGCGTGAGGCTTGGCTGTCCGAGAATCAACGACTGGTCTCGCAGGATAATTTCGGTTTCGATCTTGCCGCGGTGGAGGCCGCTGCCAAGAAGCACGAAGCCATCGAGACCGACATATTCGCGTACGAGGAACGAGTCCAAGCGGTGATGGCTGTCTCGCAGGAGCTCGAAGCCGAGAACTATCACGATATCGAGCGTATCAACGCACGCAAGGATAACGTATTGAGACTGTGGAACTATTTGATAGAACTGCTTCACGCCAGAAGAATGAGATTAGAGCTATCGCTGCAGCTGCAACAAAACTTCCAAGAGATGCTGTACATTCTCGACAGCATGGAGGAGATCAAGATACGTTTGCTGACCGATGATTACGGCAAGCATTTGATGGGCGTGGAGGATCTTCTGCAGAAGCATTCTCTCGTGGAAGCCGACATAAACGTTCTAGGAGAAAGAGTGAAGGCCGTGGTTCAACAGAGTCAAAGATTCTTGGAACACGGCGAAGGGTATCGACCGTGCGATCCAACGATAATCGTGGAACGTGTGCAACAGCTCGAAGACGCGTACGCCGAATTGGTGCGTTTGGCTGTCGAACGTCGTGCCAGGTTAGAGGAGTCTCGCAAACTTTGGCAATTCTATTGGGACATGGCGGACGAGGAGAATTGGATAAAGGAGAAGGAACAGATCGTATCGACGGGAGACATCGGCCACGATCTGACGACTATAAACTTATTGCTGTCGAAACACAAAGCTTTGGAGAACGAAATCCAGTCGCACGAACCGCAACTGATGTCCGTGGCCGCTGTCGGCAACGAGCTGGTTCGTCAGCAACACTTTGGCTCGGATCGTATCCAGGAAAGGCTTCAAGAGATCCTGGGAATGTGGAACCATCTGTTGGACCTGGCCGCGTTCAGACGAAAGCGGTTGGAGGAGGCTGTCGATTATCATCAGCTATTCGCGGACGCCGACGATATCGATATTTGGATGTTGGACACCTTGAGACTCGTCTCGTCGGAAGACGTCGGCAGAGACGAAGCCAATGTTCAGTCGTTATTGAAGAAGTACAAGGACGTCACGGACGAGCTTAAGAACTACGCTACGACGATCGATCAGCTTCACCAGCAGGCTTCCGGTCTCGGCGAACACGACGCGAAATCGTCCGAGGTGCTCGAGAGACTGGCCTCCATAGACTCGAGATACAAAGAATTGATGGAGTTGGCCAAGTTGCGGAAACAAAGACTATTGGATGCGCTGTCTCTGTACAAGTTGTTCAGCGAGTCGGACGGAGTCGAGCAATGGATCGGCGAGAAGAACAGAATGCTGGAGACGATGGTACCTGCCAAGGACATCGAAGATGTCGAGATTATGAAGCACCGGTACAACGGCTTCGAGAAGGAGATGTACGCGAATGCTTCGCGAGTCGCCGTCGTAAATCAACTGGCGAGGCAGTTGTTGCACGTCGAGCATCCGAATTCCGAGCAGATAGTCGCTCGACAGAACGAACTGAACCAGAAGTGGGCCGAGTTAAGAGACAAGGCCGAGAACAAACGCGACGAGCTGAATTCCGCGCACGGTGTGCAGACCTTCCACATCGAGTGCCGTGAGACCGTGTCCTGGATCGAGGACAAGAAGCGTATCCTCCAGCAAACCGACAGTCTGGAGATGGACTTGACCGGCGTGATGACTTTGCAGCGTCGACTCAGCGGAATGGAACGCGACCTGGCAGCCATACAAGCTAAACTGGACGCCTTGAAGCTGGAGGCTCAGAACATTCAGCAGCAGAACCTGGAAGACCCGGAGATGATTCGCGAGAGGATCACGCAGATCCGTACGATCTGGGAGCAGCTCACTCAGATGCTGAAGGAACGCGACGCCAAGTTGGAGGAAGCGGGCGATTTGCACAGATTTTTGAGAGACCTCGATCACTTCCAGGCGTGGCTGACCAAGACACAGACGGACGTCGCCAGCGAGGACACTCCGACCACGTTGGCCGATGCCGAGAAGCTGTTGACACAGCATCAAAACATCAAGGAGGAGATCGACAACTACACCGACGATTATCAGAAGATGATGGAGTACGGCGAGACGTTGACCAGCGAGGCCGGCGACGGCGACACGCAATACATGTTCCTCAGAGAAAGATTGAACGCTCTGAAGATGGGTTGGGAGGAATTGCACCAGATGTGGGTGAATCGGCAGATACTGTTGTCCAACTCGTTGAATTTGCAAGTATTCGATCGCGACGCTCGTCAGGCAGAGGTCCTTTTGTCTCAGCAAGAGCACATTCTCGCCAAGGACGAGACGCCGACCAATTTCGAGCAGGCGGAGCACATGATCAAACGGCACGAGGCTTTTATGACGACGATGGATGCGAACGACGAAAAGATCAATTCCGTTGTGCAGTTCGCCGGAAGACTTGTCGACGAGGGACACTTCGCTGCAGATAAAGTCACGAAGAAGGCCGAAAACATAAACGATCGTCGTCGTATTAATCGCGAGAAGGCTAACCAGTACATGGAGAAACTCAAGGACCAACTGCAGTTGCAGATGTTCCTGCAGGATTGCGAGGAACTGGGAGAATGGGTGCAGGAGAAGCACATTACCGCTCAGGACGAAACTTACAGGAGCGCCAAGACCGTGCACAGTAAATGGACGAGACACCAAGCCTTCGAGGCGGAGATAGCCAGCAACAAAGACCGTTTACAGCAGTTGCAACAGGCCGCCGAGGAACTGATTCAACAGAAGCCGGATTTGGCCAAGATCATCAATCCGAAGGTGGCCGAATTGGCCGATCAATTCGAGGAACTCGAAACCACCACCCACGATAAGGGTGAACGGCTGTTCGACGCGAATCGCGAGGTACTGATACACCAGACCTGCGACGACATCGATTCGTGGATGAACGAGCTGGAGAAGCAGATCGAGAGCACGGACACCGGCTCGGACTTGGCGTCCGTCAACATCCTGATGCAAAAGCAACAGATGATCGAGACTCAGATGGCGGTGAAGGCGCGACAAGTGACGGAACTTGACAAGCAGGCCGAACACCTGCAGCGCACCGTTCCCGAGGACAAAATGGAGGAGATCAAGTGCAAGAAGGAGAAGGTCGCTCAGAGATTCGCCCAGTTGAAGACGCCTTTGATAGATCGTCAGCGTCATCTCGAGAAGAAGAAGGAGGCGTTCCAGTTCAGGCGCGACGTCGAGGACGAGAAGCTCTGGATCGCCGAAAAGATGCCACAGGCCACCAGCAACGAGTACGGAAACTCGTTGTTCAACGTACATATGCTGAAGAAGAAGAACCAGTCGTTGCGTACAGAAATCGAGAATCACGAGCCCAGGATCAACTTGGTGTGTAACAACGGGCAGAAACTGATCGACGAGGAGCACGAAGACAGTCCCGAGTTCCAGAAGCTGATATCCGAGTTGACGGAGAAGTGGAAGGAATTGAAGAACGCCGTGGACGATAGGAACAAGCATCTGCTTCAAAACGAGAAGGCGCAACAGTACTTCTTCGACGCAACCGAGGCGGAGTCGTGGATGAGCGAGCAAGAACTGTACATGATGGTAGAGGATCGTGGCAAGGACGAGATTTCTGCCCAGAATCTGATGAAGAAGCACGAATCATTGGAGCACGCCGTAGAAGACTACGCGGAGACGATTCGTCAGCTGGGAGAAACTGCGAGGCAACTTATCAACGATCAACATCCTCTGGCCGATCAGATTGCCGTCAAGCAGTCGCAGGTGGATAAGTTGTACGCTGGACTGAAAGATCTGGCCGGCGAACGACGAGCCAAGTTGGACGAAGCGCTTCAACTCTTCATGCTTAACAGAGAGGTGGGCGATTTGGAACAATGGATTACCGAGAGGGAACTGGTCGCGGCAAGCCACGAGTTGGGCCAGGATTACGACCACGTGACGCTTCTGTGGGAAAGATTTAAGGAATTCGCTCGAGACACGGAAGCGATAGGCTCCGAAAGAGTTGCTGCGGTGAACGGAATCGCGGATTCGTTGATCGCAACCGGTCACTCTGATGCGGCTACCATCGCCGAATGGAAGGACGGTTTGAACGAGGTCTGGCAAGATTTGCTCGAGCTGATCGAGACGCGAACACAGATGCTCCAAGCTAGCCGTGAACTGCACAAATTCTTCCACGATTGTAAGGATGTGCTTGGAAGGATCTTAGAGAAACAAAACGCCATGTCCGACGAGCTTGGTCGCGATGCTGGCTCTGTGTCTGCTCTTCAACGAAAACACGGTAACTTCATGCAGGATCTGTCCACGCTACAGAGTCAGGTGTCGCAGATCCAGGAGGAATCTGCTAAACTACAGGCAAGCTATGCTGGCGACAAAGCTAGAGAGATAACGAACCGCGAGGGAGAAGTGGTGGCTTCTTGGAACAATCTACAGTCGCTTTGCGAGGAAAGAAGAACGAAACTGGAGGACACCGGCGACCTGTTCCGTTTCTTCAACATGGTTAGAACTCTGATGATCTGGATGGACGACGTTGTGCGTCAAATGAACACGTCCGAGAAGCCACGCGACGTTGCTGGCGTCGAGCTTCTAATGAACAACCATCAAAGTTTGAAGGCTGAGATAGATGCCAGAGAGGATAACCTAATGGCGTGTATCAATCTCGGAAAAGACTTGTTAGCTAGGAATCATTATGCCAGTACTCAAATCAAGGAGAAATTGGCAGCACTCACCGATCATAGGAACGCGTTGTTGCATAGATGGGAGGAACGTTGGGAAAACTTGCAGCTAA ttttGGAAGTCTATCAGTTCGCTAGGGATGCAGCAGTTGCCGAAGCATGGCTAATTGCTCAAGAACCATATCTTATGAGTCAAGAACTCGGC CACACTATCGATGAAGTTGAGAATTTAATTAAGAAACACGAAGCATTCGAAAAATCGGCAGCTGCGCAAGAAGAAAGGTTTAGTGCCTTGCATCGACTTACCACG TTTGAGTTGAAAGAATTGAAGAGGAGAGAACAGGAAcgggaagaagaagaaagacgtAAAAAAGAAGAAGCAGCAGCTGCCGAAGCAGCTCGGTTAACTAAAGCTACGCCAGTAACTAGTCCGGATGAACCGCCCAGTGAAAG AGCCGAAGCTGAAGGTGTACCCAGTGGAGAACGTCCTGCCGGCGAAGACGAATCACATG